Below is a genomic region from Chloroflexota bacterium.
AATCTCGGCATCCGCGACATCCGCAACTTCATCTTCGGCCTGCGGCCGGAGCTCCTCGAGACGGCGGGGCTCATCGAGGGCCTCGCGGCGCTCGTCGACGAATCGCGGATCAACACGATGATCGACCTCGAGCTGAGCACCGAGGGGATCTCCGGCGACGAGCTGGGCGAGGACGAGCGAGCACAGCTCCTCCAGATCGCGCGCGAGGCGCTGAGCAACGTCGCCCGTCACTCCGGCGCGTCGCGGGCGACCGTCCGTATGGATCGTCTCGACCATCGACTCCGCCTCGCCGTCTCGGACAACGGCGTCGGCTTCGACCCGGACGCCGATCGCGGCCCGATGCATCGTGGGCTCGCGAACATGCGCGCCCGGGCGGCGGCGCTCGGTGGCGACCTCGTCGTCGACAGCGTCGCGGGCTCGGGTGCCCGGCTCCTGGTCCAGGTCCCCTTCGGCGTCCCCATCGATCTCTGACGGTCCGACCGTCTCCCTAGCCCAACGGAGGTACCGCCCGTGTCCGACTCGCCGCCCGCCGCACAGCTCCGCCTCCTCGTCGCGGACGACCACGAGGTCGTCCGCCGGGGTCTCGTCGCGCTCCTCGACCGGCGGGAGGGATTCGAGGTCGTCGCCGAGGCGGGGACGGTCGCCGAGGCGCTCGCGATGGCGCACCGCTACCAGCCGGACATCGTCATCATGGACGTCCGCCTGCCGGACGGCTCCGGCGTCGAGGCGTGCCGCGAGATCCGGGCCGAGCTGCCGTCCACGCGGGTCATCATCCTCACCAGCTATCCGGACGAGGAGGCGGTCCTCTCGGCGATCGTCGCCGGGGCAAGCGGCTATCTCCTCAAGCAGGTCCGCGCACGCGACCTCGTCGCCGCGCTCGAGGCGGTGGGCCGCGGTGAGTCGCTCCTCGATCCGGCGGTGACCGAGAAGGTCCTCGAGCGGGTCCGCCGGATCGCGACCG
It encodes:
- a CDS encoding response regulator transcription factor: MSDSPPAAQLRLLVADDHEVVRRGLVALLDRREGFEVVAEAGTVAEALAMAHRYQPDIVIMDVRLPDGSGVEACREIRAELPSTRVIILTSYPDEEAVLSAIVAGASGYLLKQVRARDLVAALEAVGRGESLLDPAVTEKVLERVRRIATGAYADELSQLTSQEQKILLLVAEGKTNKEIAGEVFLSDKTVKNYVSSILSKLNLERRAQAAAFVAKRRIGQG